In Quadrisphaera setariae, the DNA window TCACCGACCTGCTCCACCCGTGCCAGATCCTCGCGGACCTGCAGACCGTCGCCGAGCACCGCCCCGGCGGCGTCGACGCGCTGCCCGGCACGGTCTTCGCCTACGTCGGCGACGGCAACAACAACATGGCCAACTCCTACCTGCTGGGCGGGGCGGTGGCCGGGATGCACGTGCGCGTCGGCACGCCCGAGACGCACCTGCCCGACGCCGGCGTCCTCGAGGACGCCCGCCGCGCCGCCGCCGCCACCGGTGGTTCGGTCACGGTCGTGCACGACGCCGCGGAGGCCGTGGCCGGTGCCGACGTCGTCGCCACCGACACGTGGGTGTCGATGGGCCAGGAGGCCGAGGCCGCCTCCCGCGAGACCCCGTTCGTGCCCTTCGCGGTGACGGCCGAGCTCATGGCCGGCGCGAAGCCCGACGCCGGGGTGCTGCACTGCCTGCCCGCCTACCGCGGCAAGGAGGTCGACGCCCCCTACCTCGACGGCCCCGGCAGCTGGGTGTGGGACGAGGCCGAGAACCGCCTGCACGCGCAGAAGGCGCTGCTGGTGGCCCTCCTCGAGGCCCGCGAGGGCCTCCTGCGCCCCGGCGCATGACCGGCGGCTCCTCCTCGCCGTCGCCGACGACCCCGACGGCCCGGCGGGCGCGCATCGCCGCGCTCGTCGGGACCAGACCGGTCCGCTCCCAGACGGAGCTGGCCGAGCTCCTCGCCGCTGACGGGGTCGTGGTCACCCAGGCCACGCTCTCGCGCGACCTGGTCGAGCTCGGCGCCGTGAAGGTGCGCTCGGCCAGCCTCGGTGGAGCCCTGGTCTACGGGGTCCCCGCCGAGGGGGGAGACCGGACGCCCCGGCCCGCCGTCCCCGAGGCAGGGCGCTCCGCGCGCCTGGCCCGGCTGTGCGAGGAGCTGCTCGTCACCGCGGAGGCCTCGGCCAACCTCGTCGTCGTCAGGACGCCTCCGGGCGCCGCCCAGTTCCTGGCGTCGGCGGTCGACCACGCCGCCCTGCCCGAGGTGATGGGCTGCATCGCCGGTGACGACACCGTGCTGCTCGTCGCCCGCGACCCCGCCGGCGGGCCCGCGCTGGCGGCCCGGATGATCGCCCTGGCCGACGGCCGCGACGCACCCCCTGCCACCCCAGTCGAGGAGACCCCGTGAGCCAGACCCCGAGCAGCGAGACCGGGCACGCCGGCGGCACCACCGTGCACGGCGCCCTGTGGGGCGGCCGGTTCGCCAGCGGCCCCTCGGAGGCGCTCGCGGCGCTGTCCAGGAGCACGCACTTCGACTGGCGCCTGGCCCCCCACGACGTGCGCGCCTCCATGGCCCACGCGCGCGTCCTGCACGCCGCCGGCCTGCTCGACGACGACCAGCTGGCTCGGATGCTCGAGGTGCTCGGCGGCATCCACGACGACGTCGTCTCCGGCGCCCTCCAGCCCGCCGACGACGACGAGGACGTGCACGGCGCGCTCGAGCGCGTGCTCCTGGAGCGCGCCGGCGCGGACCTGGGCGGCCGGCTGCGCGCAGGCCGCTCCCGCAACGACCAGATCGCCACCCTGCTGCGCATGCACCTGCGCTCGGAGGCCGGCGCGATCCGCGCCCACCTGCTGGAGCTGGTCGAGGTGCTCGCCGCCACCGCCGAGGCGCACCCCACCGCGGCGATGCCCGGCCGCACGCACCTCCAGCACGCCCAGCCCGTGCTGCTGGCGCACCACCTGCTCGCCCACGCGTGGGCCCTCCTGCGCGACGTCGAGCGCTTCCGCGACTGGGACGCCCGCGCGGCGCTGTCGCCCTACGGCTCCGGCGCGCTCGCGGGCTCGTCCCTGGGTCTCGACCCGGAGGCCGTGGCCGCCGAGCTCGGCTTCGCGGGGTCGGTGCCGAACAGCATCGACGGCACCGCCAGCCGCGACGTGGCCGCGGAGTTCGCCTTCGTGGCCGCGATGGTCGGCGTCGACCTGTCGCGCCTGGCCGAGGAGGTGGTGCTGTGGGCCACCAAGGAGTTCGGCTTCGTGGCGCTCGACGACGCCTTCTCCACGGGGTCGAGCATCATGCCGCAGAAGAAGAACCCCGACATCGCTGAGCTCGCTCGCGGCAAGGCGGGGCGCCTCATCGGTGACCTCACCGGCCTGCTCGCCACGCTCAAGGCCCTCCCGCTCGCCTACAACCGCGACCTCCAGGAGGACAAGGAGCCCGTCTTCGACGCCGCCGACACGCTCCTCCTGCTGCTGCCCGCCTTCACGGGCATGGTCGCCACGCTGCGCTTCGACACCGCCCGCCTGGCGGAGCTCGCTCCGCAGGGCTTCTCACTGGCCACCGACGTCGCCGACCACCTCGTCCGCCTGGGCGTGCCGTTCCGCGACGCCCACGAGGCCGCCGGAGCCGCCGTGCGGCGCTGCGAGGAGCTGGGCTGCGAGCTCGACGAGCTGCCCGACGCCGACCTCGCCGCGATCCACCCGCGACTTGGGGAGACCCCCGAGGCCGCCGACGCCGTGCGGGCGGTCCTGACCGTCCAGGGCTCCATCGCCTCCCGCGACGCCCGCGGCGGCACCGCACCGGTGAGGGTGGCCGAGCAGCTCGCCGAGCTGCGGGCCGCCGCGACCGGCCTCGCCTGACCACCTTCCGTGATCATGGACGTCCGACGCGCTTCCCAGCCGTGATCACGGACGTCCGGAACGCGTCAGCGGTGCCGCGCGCCTTCTTCGACAGGCCGGTGCTCGACGTCGCGCGAGACCTCCTCGGCCGCGTCGTCGTCCACAGCTCCGACGACGGCGACGTGGCCGTCCGGCTCACCGAGGTCGAGGCCTACGCCGGTCCGGGTGACCCGGGCTCCCACGCCGCGCGCGGCCGCACGCCTCGCACCGCGGTGATGTTCGGCCCACCCGGCCACGCCTACGTCTACTTCAGCTACGGCATGCACTGGTGCGCCAACCTCGTCTGCGGACCGGAGGGCACCGCCAGCGCCGTGCTGCTGCGGGCCGGGGAGGTGGTGGACGGCCTCGACCTGGCGCGCTCGCGCCGCGCCGCGGCCCGCAAGGACGTCGACCTCGCCCGGGGGCCCGCCCGCCTCGCTGCGGCGCTCGGCCTCGACAAGGCGCAGGACGGCGCTGACCTGTGCGCCCCCACCTCCGCCCTGCGCGTGGTCGACGGGCCCCCGCTGTCGTCGTCCTCCGAGGTCCTGAGCGGTCCGCGCGTGGGGGTGTCGGGGGAGGGCGGGAACGGCGAGCGGTTCCCGTGGCGGTACTGGCTGGCGGGGGAGCCCACCGTCTCGGCTTACCGCGTGGCGGCACCGCGCCGGCGTCGGGCAGGCTCTCCCAGGACCTCGGCGACGACGAGGCCGACCGACGAGGAGAGCACGCAGTGACTGGGACCCCCGGATCCGGGATCATCGACGAGCTGCGCTGGCGGGGTGTGCTGGCGCAGAGCACCGACGAGGACGCGCTGCGCGCCGCCCTGGACGCCGGGCCGGTCACCTTCTACGTGGGCTTCGACCCGACGGCGCCGAGCCTGCACATGGGCAACCTCGTGCAGCTCGTCACCGCGAAGCGCCTGCAGGACGCCGGACACGTCCCGCTCCTGCTGGTGGGTGGGTCGACCGGGCTCGTGGGTGACCCGCGCATGAGCGGCGAGCGCGTGCTCAACGACCCCGAGGTCGTGGCGGGCTGGGTGGCGCGCATCGCCGAGCAGGTGCGCCCGTTCGTCTCCTTCGACGGCCCGAACGCCGCACGGCTGGTCAACAACCTCGACTGGACGGCGCCGATGAGCGCCATCGAGTTCCTCCGCGACGTGGGCAAGCACTTCCGGGTGGGGCGGATGCTCGCCAAGGAGGCCGTCTCGGCGCGGATGAGCTCGGACGAGGGCATCAGCTTCACCGAGTTCAGCTACCAGATCCTCCAGGGGATGGACTACCTCGAGCTGTTCCGCCGCTACGGCTGCACGCTGCAGACGGGCGGGTCGGACCAGTGGGGCAACATCACCAGCGGCGTCGACCTCATCCACCGCGTGGAGGGAACGTCGGTGCACGCGCTCTCCACGCAGCTGATCACCAAGCCCGACGGCACCAAGTTCGGCAAGACCGAGTCCGGCACGGTGTGGCTCAGCCCGGAGATGACCAGCCCGTACGCCTTCTACCAGTTCTGGCTGGCGGCGGAGGACGCCGCCGTCGAC includes these proteins:
- the tyrS gene encoding tyrosine--tRNA ligase, giving the protein MTGTPGSGIIDELRWRGVLAQSTDEDALRAALDAGPVTFYVGFDPTAPSLHMGNLVQLVTAKRLQDAGHVPLLLVGGSTGLVGDPRMSGERVLNDPEVVAGWVARIAEQVRPFVSFDGPNAARLVNNLDWTAPMSAIEFLRDVGKHFRVGRMLAKEAVSARMSSDEGISFTEFSYQILQGMDYLELFRRYGCTLQTGGSDQWGNITSGVDLIHRVEGTSVHALSTQLITKPDGTKFGKTESGTVWLSPEMTSPYAFYQFWLAAEDAAVDWYLRVFTQRTREELAALAEETAARPQARAAQRLLAQDVTTLVHGADVTARVEAASAALFGQGDLTSLDADTLGAALAELPTARVSQGEQLLVPRLLAEAGVVPSASAGRRAVAEGGAYVNNERWADADAPVEASALLHGRWLVLRRGKRTLAAVDTSPAGGA
- the argF gene encoding ornithine carbamoyltransferase, with translation MTSQFPQHFLRDDDLTQAQQADVLRLAIELKAARGAADPVARHPRRPLEGPRTAALLFDKPSTRTRLSFSVGVAELGGFPLVIDAATSQLGRGEPVADTARVLSRQVALITWRTFAQADLEAMAAASDVPVVNALTDLLHPCQILADLQTVAEHRPGGVDALPGTVFAYVGDGNNNMANSYLLGGAVAGMHVRVGTPETHLPDAGVLEDARRAAAATGGSVTVVHDAAEAVAGADVVATDTWVSMGQEAEAASRETPFVPFAVTAELMAGAKPDAGVLHCLPAYRGKEVDAPYLDGPGSWVWDEAENRLHAQKALLVALLEAREGLLRPGA
- a CDS encoding DNA-3-methyladenine glycosylase; translated protein: MTDVRNASAVPRAFFDRPVLDVARDLLGRVVVHSSDDGDVAVRLTEVEAYAGPGDPGSHAARGRTPRTAVMFGPPGHAYVYFSYGMHWCANLVCGPEGTASAVLLRAGEVVDGLDLARSRRAAARKDVDLARGPARLAAALGLDKAQDGADLCAPTSALRVVDGPPLSSSSEVLSGPRVGVSGEGGNGERFPWRYWLAGEPTVSAYRVAAPRRRRAGSPRTSATTRPTDEESTQ
- a CDS encoding arginine repressor; its protein translation is MTGGSSSPSPTTPTARRARIAALVGTRPVRSQTELAELLAADGVVVTQATLSRDLVELGAVKVRSASLGGALVYGVPAEGGDRTPRPAVPEAGRSARLARLCEELLVTAEASANLVVVRTPPGAAQFLASAVDHAALPEVMGCIAGDDTVLLVARDPAGGPALAARMIALADGRDAPPATPVEETP
- the argH gene encoding argininosuccinate lyase; the encoded protein is MHGALWGGRFASGPSEALAALSRSTHFDWRLAPHDVRASMAHARVLHAAGLLDDDQLARMLEVLGGIHDDVVSGALQPADDDEDVHGALERVLLERAGADLGGRLRAGRSRNDQIATLLRMHLRSEAGAIRAHLLELVEVLAATAEAHPTAAMPGRTHLQHAQPVLLAHHLLAHAWALLRDVERFRDWDARAALSPYGSGALAGSSLGLDPEAVAAELGFAGSVPNSIDGTASRDVAAEFAFVAAMVGVDLSRLAEEVVLWATKEFGFVALDDAFSTGSSIMPQKKNPDIAELARGKAGRLIGDLTGLLATLKALPLAYNRDLQEDKEPVFDAADTLLLLLPAFTGMVATLRFDTARLAELAPQGFSLATDVADHLVRLGVPFRDAHEAAGAAVRRCEELGCELDELPDADLAAIHPRLGETPEAADAVRAVLTVQGSIASRDARGGTAPVRVAEQLAELRAAATGLA